The genomic stretch GTTTTACTATAGCGTCTCTAGTGTCTAAATTGAATATAGTTGCTGGCAGATGGCAGTTTGCTATGATTTGGGACAGGTTTTCTTATCCCAAGCATAGAGTTATTATTTGGCTAGCTCTCCTTGACAGATTACTGACTCTTGATAGAATTCAGAGATATAAACCTCTTCAGAGTATTGCTTGTATGCTGTGTGGGAATGCTGTAGAGTGCCACTCGCACCCGTTTTTCTCTTGTTGTGTTAGTTCTAAAATTCTAGTTGAGGTTCTGCAGTGGTGTAATATATCTTATCATGGGCATGATCTCAAGAACCTGCTGAAGTGgattgggaaaaaaaaaattcgcAAGGCAGAAGGAAGATTTTTATCAGCATAATTTCGACTATGGTTTACTATATTTGGCACAGTAGAATTCTATTTTTTGGAACCAGATTTGTATTCCTATTGATGTTATTGTTAGGAATATTATTCGTAGTGTGTGTGAGAGGCTTTATAATATAAATTTCAGTAAGTTCAATAGGGTAGATCAGATTTGGGTGGAGTCTCTTCTGAGAGTTTGTAATTAATTGTTGGTGTTTTGTTCTTTGTTTTTGTAATTGTTTGTGGTGCAATACAATCTTTTTTATttaccaaaaaatatatatataattaattcaaaccataattataacattcaaatataataaaattgcacttttatttaaaaccaataaaatttctttacatgcttttagggcattattcCTAACAGATACTAACTAAAACTactcagaataaaatttaaaatctagATCTAAAACTTAAAATGATATCTCCAATTTTAGAATTCGGTATAAAAATATATGGCAATTTGTTGCAAAATTGGAGTTAAAATCCAGTATTTTCGTGGTCCTCAAGAAACTAATTTTTCCACATAATATGGAAAAAATATATGATTCAACATAATATGGAAAGCTACGAAAAAGATATTCAGTTAATGaacatgatcctccgaaatcttagaatttatattatttatatttttatgtttgtagaactcttaaaaaaattattatgttgGTAGAACTCTTaacaatttattattatataattctaGAATTATTAGAGCAAATTTAATGATGTATATTGTATGACTTTCTCCATAAtagtttttataatatttttaattggctaatttttttaatttattataaagtaTTTTTCACGTTCAAAAAAtctttctaattaattaaaaaaattgttcgTCTTTTCCAACACATTGAAAGCACCAGGGAAAAAGGTTTTAGCCGGTGCATTTGGCTGAGTGCCGCCGGCAAAAGTATGATCTATCCGCACTTTTTTACGTCTGCAAAAGTGGGTGAGCAGCTGGAAAAAAATTAGGAGACCTCCAAGTTGATGCCCCAAATTGACAGTGCTTGAACTTTTTATGGCGCAATAAAGTGTTGGCGAAGGCATTTTTGTGAGCGCTTAAAATTTTGCACTGAGAAAAATCATATTAGCGTCAAATTTGCACGGATGACTTTTCCTAGACAAAGAGATTTTAGTCTTTACCAACACATTATGGGTATTTTTGACTATGATAAAAAAACGTCGGGAAAAACTCCAGACTTTGTAGTGacatgttaaattatttataaattatataaacattgtatttttatttaattaataaaatattacatctttattaataaaaaatataactcTAGAGGCTGAAATAAAATTGCATACTTGCTATCCACCTAGTTTATATATAGGGTTAACTTAAAGCGGCTGAAATAGTATAGGCAGCCCTTGGGTAGGCCTGAGGGAAAGCATGATAGCAGGAGAATGAGTATAGGTTGGAGAGAGGTTAAAAGAAAACCTAGATAGAATAAGGGTTAAGAAAATCTTGTACTCCATGAAGCTCAAGTTTCTTCCAACACACATTCTCCCTCCAAACCCAAAAGGCAAAAACCCCATCTTGTGATTACACCCTCCAAATATGTCGTCCTTAAATCTCTGTGGCTTGAACTCGTTTACGTCGTCGCCCCATAGAGTTGGGTCATGGTGCATGGCCACCACGTCGATCCACACGTTGGTGCCATTAGGGATTGTTTGGTCGCCCACTTTAATGTCTCCTCTTGCTTGCCTTTGCACATTTGGTGCTGAAGGGTATAGTCGAAATACTTCGTTCATCACCCATCCCATCTGCATATCCACAAATTAAATTAGGCTACaccgcattaattttttttaacatatgaACATGTCATCACATCAAAAGTTTTGTCtaaaacaatataaaataatGATCATGGAATATATGCAAACACGCAAAAGCTACATTATGTCTACTCTTCTTTTGTGAAAGctaaaaattcttaaaaataatattgtAATAATAATGTACATCTAGCTAgatcaatatatataaatatatataccatTATTTAATCATTACCTAGaggtatttttagtatttttgttaCATAAATAAGTTGTAACTCTAATTTTTTTACATGATGGTGTATAATGTAGTTACCATGAATTTTTTCTAAATCTtcaggaaattctgaataatttaggaTGTCGAAATCAATATTCAAACAATTTGTTGCACGCGTGGCTGTTTCAATATTTATACGCGCAAGaatatttaaatcataatttcgaCATTCTAATTTATCcagaatttcctaaaaatttgtaAGAAATTTTCTGTAACTACATTATACAccgttatgtaaaaaaaataaaaaacagagtTACAACTTattcatatacaaaaaatattaaaaataacaattattcaccacccaaattttttattatatatatatatttatgtatgtatgtactcTCCAACCATATAGAAGTCTTGTTTTGTTCATACAGTGATGTGGCCATAGCTAGGGACCAAGGAATAAGAGCACAAAAGGGCTACTTTTATTCATTATATGATAAGGACATGGACAACGTGTATGCGGATAAGTGGCTTCTAGCGAGCATATGAGTGGTCTCAAACTAGCATATAATTAGTTGATAAAAATAAAAGCAAAACAAAACCATGGGAAGCATGTGCTTCTTTGTCACGCGCTTTGACGCGTGGATTAGCTAGCTCTATTAGCCGATTCATCCTTTGACTTTTGACCTCCGACCATCTCTCTAACCGGAATTAAAGATTTGTCCTTTTGTACATGAGTCTGAATTGAATGTATATATGATCATCAAGTAATCatctttttcaaaaataaaatgacaaaaatgcGGCTTTATATGGATGACATATTGGATTTTATATGTTACTATAACAAACAAAATTGGTGCAATAATTGCTTCCATCTCATGATTAAATAGTCAGAGATGGACCCTATATATACGTGAAAATCATGCCACACACTAACATTTCGTACAGTACTATAAAACTGATCAAAATACCATTCTCTAATCTAACCACTAGATGGTTATGaatattctatatcatatattatTTATAAGCTGTAAAAATAGAGTATCAAATAAAGATTCATACCTTCTTTAACCCACCAAGCAACGTGGCATCAACTTCTTTATCTCCAATCACTTGCTTAATCTCCTCTCTCAACTCAACTTGCCACTCAGGATACATGGCAAGAAGTAGCATTGTCCAAGTGATGGCCAACGCCGTCGTTTCGTGTCCGCCGAAGAAGAACGTTTTACACTCATCGACCAGTTCCCTCGTCGTCAAGCTCCTCCCCGACGACGCTCCTCCTGTACTCTCTTTAAGCAACAAGCCAAGCAGGTCATAGTGTTGACGACACTCTTTATTTTTGGACTCTAACTTTCGAGCTTCCACTATAGAGAAAAAAAGAGTGTCGATCTCTTGGCCAAGCTTCTTGGCTTCTAGAGTTTTGGTTGGGCATAAGAACTTGCTGAAAGGGACCCCCACAAACCGGTTTGTCTTGAAGAGAGTGGTCTGTAGAGCTTTTAATTTCTCAAACACTAACCTACCACTTTCGTAACTTATCCCAAAACTCGTCTTTGCTATGACTTCCCCGGCTGTCGTTGTAATTTCTCTCTCCACGTCAATTTCTGGGTTGCCGGAACTTATCTGGGTGGCCCAGTTGTCCAACATATTTGTGGCGGACTCCACTATTAAACATGACATTGCCTGTATCACATTACGTACGTACTTACGATAAGTTATCACATAAAcataatacacatatatatagtaATGTGTTTCATGTAGTACTATATTAGTCAGTCATgcattataattattataattatagatGGTGTTTAATTAAGTACGTAGACATAATGTCTATTATATATAtggatttataaagaaaaataaataagctGGGATAGAAGACCTTCAAGTTGGCAGGGGTGAAAGCAGGAGTGATGACATGGCGGTGACGGACCCAGTCGTCGCCTTCGACCATGACCAGACCATTGCCAAACATGGGTTTCCTATCATGTTTGAACACAGAGGGTTTTCCCCAACCCTTGGCCAACACTTGTCCAGacaaatttttcagaaattttggGTCTGACACGTATAAAAATGGCTCTGTGCCCAGCCAGTAAATGAATACCTTCCCTGCAATAAGACCACCCATAAAAACATATCAGTAAGTAGTATTTCTTGTTATCTTCTACTTAGCGTCTCATGCATATATTCATGCATGTAAAAATTAATATTCTCAGTTATAGATTGCTTCTTACCAAAAGATTTTTGCCAACTAGAAAAGTAAGGAAACACCCTTGAATGTATATCATGATGTGTACCATTCTCAGAGGCATTGATTTTGGACTTGATTCCCATAATATCACTTATATTACCGAGAGGGAAACTAGGAGATGGGCCTGTGAAACCATTTCTCTTAAGTTTCAAGTTTGCTAGAGAAGGTGAAATCAAACAAGACCATAATAGTCTACACAGGACAATAAATGAAACTAGCATGATCATCATGATCACCCAGCTAAGAGGTTGAATTCTACTTAGACCAGCAAACTCCATGAAAAATATATACTACGTACGTACGTACGTAAGGAAAGCTAGGAGAGAATATATTTATAAGTTTGCTTGATTTACGTACGTAGCAGATGAGTACTCGCTATGTGTAGTTTCGAATGAAGTTTGGTAGTAGAATCGAAtgggtatttatagaagaagatgaacaaaaaAGAGATTCAACAAAGACGATCGATCGAAATTTGACTTGGAAAGGAAACTACAATTTACTTTGAATATGTAATGTGGGTGTGGCTAATTTTCTAGTCTTTCATTTGAACATATAATAAAAAAGGTGGCCgtgtttcttcttttctttgtttttcattttaaaCTAATTGTAACTTTTGGAATGGTGCcctttttataattaaataatgcCACTGTGGTTTTtggttatatataattaaatatagttCTATTCAATCTTTTTCTTTTGGACTTGTTATTAGGATTTGCGACAAAAGAAATTCAAGCATACCGTCTCCACGAGTCAGCCAATTAGTGCCATACACGTGATGGGGCTGGACCACTGGATCACTGGATCGCAGAGTACCAACgaattactctctctctctctctctctctcttggccTTTATTGTTTTTCCATCCTATCCTCTGAATTCAAATTGAAGTGAATcgatttataaaaaataaaagaggAATTAAAGAAGATGCTGCCTTCAGTTCAGATTATGTTTCCCATGCATGCTCAGAAGATATTTTAGAAATTAAATTGGTAAGAGCCCGTATAAATTTTAAGAATTTGTAACTACCAACTAAAAGTCATAAAAGTTTACTGATTGAACTTCAATTGAATCAATCAATCAGAATCCGAATAAGTTGTTTAATTGACTTATAAGAATTTGATATCAACAGTATTCTCATATTAAAGTTTATATGATTGTAGAGCTTTTATGACATAACAAAATTTTTTGtagttaaatattataataaaatgtatttttaaattagtgtataaatttatttttatattaattttgaaaattaatattcaattttaaattatatatacaatttttttaaaataacaattaTCAACTTTTTTTGTATATTCATTGTTTTTTGCATcaacaaaaatataatataaataaaacaaatactAATTCAAAATTACCTATGAAAGAACAttgacaaacaaaaaaaattatttaagttaataattagtAGATTATATATGTTATTCTAtagaaaaaatattatattaatatatatattttatttaattttaaatttattcaatttgaattttttaaattaaatgagGGTATATATGACTGTTTATAATTTAAGTGGGAATCCCTCAACCTCATAGAATTATCTCAAATTAGTGTCCTATTCCTAAAAATGTTATGTAAGTAAATAAAAGTAATGACAACGATTCTCTAATCTCATAAATAAACGCACAAGTcttgaccaattttttttttttttcatatttgaaCAAATTCGCTTTTTATTGCTACATAATTCTTTGGTAAGATACTACGCGTTTCTATTCTTCTATTcaacattataatttttttttatataattttctaTATGTTATTTAACTTTTGCTATAGATTTATTTATGAAATATTGTAAAAGAGCATGCtttctttttaaatttgtttgtttacattagatttttttttcactaaaatataatttcaagagaagaacaaaacaaataaatatgtttatttcgtgttgaatatatataaatataagaatTTTCTTAAGTATGGGCATTACTTTTGCTCCTATTGTATGAGcgtttttttatttttggcacttggagAAATTTTAACCTATTTTTTTGCacgatggtgtacattatagttataacaaacATCCCcgccaatttttttaaaattccaaataatttagaGTGTCGAAATCAAAGTGTAAATAGTTAGTTGCATGTATGCCTAATTTTTTTAATACGTGTGAAAAACAGactatttgaactctgattttgGCACCGTAAATTATTTATTGCTCAATCTTCAATATTACAACCAACAAGAACTTTACAAAATTGAGTTCTTGAAACTCAAAATATGAACGATACAAACACTTGTCTAAACTCTTAAAGAGAAAAAATGAGTATTGAAACCTAAAACTAGAGAGAAGTCTTTATTCAAATGTCTAAGGCTGAGTAATTTATAGTGTACACCTAAACAACCCCATCAACAAACTTAACTGGCTTTTAAACCAATAAGAACTTACCAATTGTGCAAGTAGTCTCAATCACTCACAACATAAGTCTTCATAAAGTCTTCAGGCATCTAGTTTTGTAGCAAGATTGGTTAGCTGTGTTTTGTTCATTCTTTCCCCTAACCACGAGACCTCATTGGTTAAGTTGGGGTAGGAATATCTATTGGGCTATGATTACAGGGCAAGCAAGATTGCAAAAGCAAGGGAAATatattaggtggttgagacagcaGGTTCCGTCAGGGAACATTGCTTCGTATGTTTTGACAACAATGGCACAAGTTTCGATTCAACATGAGGATGAGAATAGATGGGAGCTACTGTATGAAAGATTCTAGAAGCATTATcttccagtttttgagggaggcttGGACCCTTTcagagctgaacagtggatgggcatgattaactttatccttgactatatgggagtggtagacaatgatagagtggcttgtgccacgtacatgttgcgggaggatgcccaaacgtggtgggaagtgatatcctagACCCAGAATGTtatcatgatgggttgggaagaattcaTAAAATTGTTCAACAAGAGATTCTATTGTGACGCAGATCAAATTGCGAAGACAAATGAGTTTAAGAACTTGGTTCAGGGTGGTAAGACAGTGACAGAGTTTGttaatgaatttgatgggttggccaaattcgcttttgatttggtaccaacaaaTGTGGCCCGGGAGGAATGATTCATTCAAGGATTGAACTCTGGGGTAGCCCAGAGAGTTAGGATTGCTCCAATACATGAGATTTCTACATAATGCTCATATCTTCAACCAATTCTCTGGGTATCTGCTTTAGGCTATACAATTTTCCAGTGCCACTCagagcatctgctaccacgttatATTTTCTTGgatgataaaggatctcacaatcataatccttcaccagctctaaccaacatcTCTGTTGCATGTGTTAGatccttctgtgtgaaaaagtatttaAATGTTTATGatcagtgtagatctcacacttctccccatacagatagttTCACCACACTTTCAATGCAAACACCACCGttgccaactctaagtcatgcgTAGGGTATCACTACttatactcctttaattgccttgaggCATATGCAATGACTTTACCATCTTGCATCATAACACAACCTAATGTTGCctcgaagcatcacaatagaccacaattTTATCCTAATATGAAGGAAGAATCAACACtagagcagtaatcaatcgttGCTTCAACTCCTAAAAGGTGATCTCACATCTGTCAGACCAAACAAACTTCAAATTTTTGCGTGTCAGCTCAATCAATAGGGTTTCAATCCtcaagaacccttccatgaaatgcCAATAATacccagccaacccaaggaaacttctaacgtCTGAggcactccttggccttggctaGTTCCTCATTGCTTCTATCTTGGTTGGATCCACCATTATCCCacccttactaacaatgtgaccaagaaatgtcacctgaggtaaccagaactcacacttcttgaacttagcatatagcatGTGTTCCCTCCATCTCTGCAATACCAAACGAAGACGTTGCTCGTGTTCTGCCTattaggaaaaatagttttgcctcaatggaaatggtaagataattacaactctaaacaaaatattacaaataaataattattgattaaataaagttacaactctatgactgaaaatacaaataaataaagaagaaatagaataagagaaatagagagagaaatacaactctatgcaaaataatacaaataaagtaaagtgtttgaaacaaaaaggaaagaagaTTACAGCTCAAagcaagaaatacaaataaacaaaagagaagaatatgaagatgaagtgaaatagaatagaaagaaagaacaagaaaataaaatagaaacaactctcactcacactaccaaagtgaagagtgttggggatcaccaacttgaacaaggtttgaaacctctgtccaaaagcttatttccccctaactcaagcactaagggatctctcatggatttttggaaatgctttctggaataatcaagcctcaaggtgtttctagccaaatgctctaatggataaaaatgttgtgtcttacaagtgagcattaggctcctatttatagagttttgagacactatttgaatttcaaattccaccaacccccatggctgttaccaatgattagttggatgtttgtggaattaaaatagataatttgggagttatttggctgttggaaacattcaaaattagATAAAActaaaaattggaatatgttgtcAGCCACTTGGGTCGTGGCCTGACAAACAGGCGCCGCGGTCCTCAGAGCGTTTCTGCCACTTGGGCCGCAACCTGACAAACAGGCGCCGTGGCCCTAGACAttttccagcaaccaattttttaattttttcaaaacgttccaaatttattcccacttgattttgtaacttccatacacaatatgggagttaaaatcacatctctatcagccatttctcatatggcttgaagaaattcatctcaatattgtgtaacaacaaatctacacaataatgggtgatattttgaagttacaaatttgaaacaccaaatat from Humulus lupulus chromosome 5, drHumLupu1.1, whole genome shotgun sequence encodes the following:
- the LOC133834722 gene encoding cytokinin hydroxylase-like; protein product: MEFAGLSRIQPLSWVIMMIMLVSFIVLCRLLWSCLISPSLANLKLKRNGFTGPSPSFPLGNISDIMGIKSKINASENGTHHDIHSRVFPYFSSWQKSFGKVFIYWLGTEPFLYVSDPKFLKNLSGQVLAKGWGKPSVFKHDRKPMFGNGLVMVEGDDWVRHRHVITPAFTPANLKAMSCLIVESATNMLDNWATQISSGNPEIDVEREITTTAGEVIAKTSFGISYESGRLVFEKLKALQTTLFKTNRFVGVPFSKFLCPTKTLEAKKLGQEIDTLFFSIVEARKLESKNKECRQHYDLLGLLLKESTGGASSGRSLTTRELVDECKTFFFGGHETTALAITWTMLLLAMYPEWQVELREEIKQVIGDKEVDATLLGGLKKMGWVMNEVFRLYPSAPNVQRQARGDIKVGDQTIPNGTNVWIDVVAMHHDPTLWGDDVNEFKPQRFKDDIFGGCNHKMGFLPFGFGGRMCVGRNLSFMEYKIFLTLILSRFSFNLSPTYTHSPAIMLSLRPTQGLPILFQPL